From the genome of Apodemus sylvaticus chromosome 3, mApoSyl1.1, whole genome shotgun sequence, one region includes:
- the Caap1 gene encoding caspase activity and apoptosis inhibitor 1 isoform X2 yields the protein MTGKKSSREKRRKRSGQEAAAALAAPDLVPVLSGSAGGCGSGGCCGVTGGGGTSVAGGAERSERRKRRSTDSSSSVSGSLQQETKYLLPSLEKELLLAEPSDLEEGGLDLTVSLKPVSFYISDKKEMLQQCFCIIGEKKLQKMLPDVLKNCSVEEIKKLCQEQLELLSEKKILKILEGDNGLDSDMEEEADDGCKVAPDLISQQDTCVDSTSSLRENKQPEGLESKQDISRLY from the exons ATGACGGGGAAGAAATCTTCCCGGGAGAAGCGGCGCAAGCGGAGTGGGCAGGAGGCAGCCGCGGCGCTCGCGGCCCCGGACCTGGTGCCCGTGCTGAGCGGGAGCGCGGGTGGGTGCGGGAGCGGCGGCTGCTGCGGGGTCACCGGCGGCGGCGGGACGAGTGTGGCGGGCGGCGCGGAACGAAGCGAGCGCCGAAAGCGGAGGAGCACCGATTCGTCCTCCAGCGTCTCGGGCTCCCTGCAGCAG GAAACCAAGTATCTTTTACCAAGTCTGGAAAAAGAATTACTCTTGGCAGAGCCCAGTGATCTTGAAGAAGGTGGACTGGATCTGACTGTCTCATTAAAACCTGTTAGTTTCTATATAtcagacaaaaaagaaatgttgcaGCAGTGCTTCTGTATAATAGGAGAAAAGAAGTTACAGAAGATGCTCCCTGATGTGCTGAAG AACTGTTCagtagaagaaattaaaaaactatGCCAGGAACAATTAGAgctcctgtctgaaaaaaaaatcttgaagattCTTGAGG gtGACAATGGTTTGGACTCTGatatggaagaggaggcagatgaTGGCTGTAAGGTGGCACCTGATTTAATCAGTCA gcAAGATACCTGTGTAGATTCTACTTCGTCCCTGAGAGAGAACAAACAACCAGAAGGTTTGGAGTCAAAACAAG
- the Caap1 gene encoding caspase activity and apoptosis inhibitor 1 isoform X3 yields MTGKKSSREKRRKRSGQEAAAALAAPDLVPVLSGSAGGCGSGGCCGVTGGGGTSVAGGAERSERRKRRSTDSSSSVSGSLQQETKYLLPSLEKELLLAEPSDLEEGGLDLTVSLKPVSFYISDKKEMLQQCFCIIGEKKLQKMLPDVLKNCSVEEIKKLCQEQLELLSEKKILKILEGDNGLDSDMEEEADDGCKVAPDLISQQDTCVDSTSSLRENKQPEGLESKQA; encoded by the exons ATGACGGGGAAGAAATCTTCCCGGGAGAAGCGGCGCAAGCGGAGTGGGCAGGAGGCAGCCGCGGCGCTCGCGGCCCCGGACCTGGTGCCCGTGCTGAGCGGGAGCGCGGGTGGGTGCGGGAGCGGCGGCTGCTGCGGGGTCACCGGCGGCGGCGGGACGAGTGTGGCGGGCGGCGCGGAACGAAGCGAGCGCCGAAAGCGGAGGAGCACCGATTCGTCCTCCAGCGTCTCGGGCTCCCTGCAGCAG GAAACCAAGTATCTTTTACCAAGTCTGGAAAAAGAATTACTCTTGGCAGAGCCCAGTGATCTTGAAGAAGGTGGACTGGATCTGACTGTCTCATTAAAACCTGTTAGTTTCTATATAtcagacaaaaaagaaatgttgcaGCAGTGCTTCTGTATAATAGGAGAAAAGAAGTTACAGAAGATGCTCCCTGATGTGCTGAAG AACTGTTCagtagaagaaattaaaaaactatGCCAGGAACAATTAGAgctcctgtctgaaaaaaaaatcttgaagattCTTGAGG gtGACAATGGTTTGGACTCTGatatggaagaggaggcagatgaTGGCTGTAAGGTGGCACCTGATTTAATCAGTCA gcAAGATACCTGTGTAGATTCTACTTCGTCCCTGAGAGAGAACAAACAACCAGAAGGTTTGGAGTCAAAACAAG